One Methylobacterium oryzae DNA window includes the following coding sequences:
- the queC gene encoding 7-cyano-7-deazaguanine synthase QueC: MASDAAIPGDRAALVLFSGGQDSATCLAWALDQFDHVETLGFDYGQRHRVELDRRAALRAGTTALDPAWAARLGEDHTLALDALGQVSETALTREAAIGYEASGLPNTFVPGRNLVFLTFAAALAYRRGLRHVVGGMCETDYSGYPDCRDDTIKALQVALNLGMERRFVLHTPLMWLDKAQTWELAESLGGRALVDLIVEESHTCYLGERGQRHPWGYGCGTCPACRLRADGYARFTAA; the protein is encoded by the coding sequence ATGGCGAGTGACGCCGCCATCCCGGGGGACCGCGCCGCGCTGGTGCTGTTCTCCGGGGGCCAGGATTCGGCCACCTGCCTGGCCTGGGCGCTCGACCAATTCGACCACGTCGAGACCCTCGGCTTCGACTACGGCCAGCGCCACCGGGTCGAGCTCGACCGCCGCGCGGCCCTGCGGGCGGGCACGACCGCCCTCGATCCCGCCTGGGCGGCCCGCCTCGGCGAGGACCACACGCTCGCCCTCGACGCCCTCGGGCAGGTCTCCGAGACGGCGCTGACCCGGGAGGCCGCGATCGGCTACGAGGCGTCGGGCCTGCCCAACACCTTCGTGCCCGGCCGCAACCTCGTGTTCCTGACCTTCGCGGCGGCGCTCGCCTACCGGCGCGGGCTCCGGCACGTGGTCGGCGGCATGTGCGAGACCGACTATTCCGGCTACCCGGATTGCCGCGACGACACGATCAAGGCCCTGCAGGTGGCGCTCAATCTCGGCATGGAGCGGCGCTTCGTGCTGCACACGCCGCTGATGTGGCTCGACAAGGCGCAGACCTGGGAGCTGGCCGAGAGCCTCGGCGGGCGGGCGCTGGTCGACCTGATCGTCGAGGAGAGCCACACCTGCTACCTCGGCGAGCGCGGGCAGCGGCATCCCTGGGGCTACGGCTGCGGCACCTGCCCGGCCTGCCGGCTGCGGGCGGACGGCTACGCCCGGTTCACTGCGGCCTGA
- a CDS encoding TetR/AcrR family transcriptional regulator codes for MRDTRAELLMQAETLVRGRGFAGFSYADLAAAVGIRKASIHHHFPTKVDLGAALVAAYAARYAAALEAIRRDVPDGPGRVEAYGRLYLGGVEQGLGCLCAALAIEGEALPERLRRDVAAFFADHLAWLEGILRAGQVDGSVRGGADPAALARYVVATLEGALLMERLFASPDAFRGTLAVLVDGLRPQ; via the coding sequence ATGAGGGATACCCGCGCCGAGTTGCTGATGCAGGCCGAGACCCTGGTGCGGGGCCGCGGCTTCGCCGGCTTCAGCTACGCCGACCTCGCGGCGGCGGTGGGCATCCGCAAGGCGAGCATCCACCACCACTTCCCCACCAAGGTCGATCTCGGCGCCGCCCTGGTGGCGGCCTACGCGGCGCGCTACGCCGCGGCCCTGGAGGCGATCCGCCGGGACGTGCCGGACGGGCCGGGCCGGGTCGAGGCCTACGGGCGGCTCTATCTCGGCGGCGTCGAGCAGGGGCTCGGCTGCCTCTGCGCGGCGCTGGCCATCGAGGGCGAGGCCCTGCCCGAGCGCCTGCGCCGGGACGTCGCGGCCTTCTTCGCGGACCATCTCGCGTGGCTGGAAGGCATCCTGCGCGCGGGCCAGGTGGATGGCAGCGTGCGCGGCGGCGCGGATCCGGCGGCGCTCGCCCGCTACGTCGTCGCCACCCTGGAGGGGGCGCTCCTGATGGAGCGCCTGTTCGCGAGCCCCGACGCCTTCCGGGGGACGCTGGCGGTGCTGGTCGACGGCCTCAGGCCGCAGTGA
- a CDS encoding ABC transporter substrate-binding protein has product MTLSRRQILAGTAGAAAGLGLPHLVRAQPGGGSVLRFIPSTPLPSLDPIVATSYVIRNHGYLVYDTLFATDENFRIQPQMVSEWQTAPDGLRWTFHLRDGLTFHDGSPVEAKDCIASIARWSKRDAFGQTLAGFVEGYGQEDARTFTVALKKPFPLLPAALGKLSSNVPFIMPERVALQDASKPIADATGSGPWRFEAREWIPGQNAIYTRHAGYRPREEAPSWAAGGKVAKVDRIEWLAITEASAAVGAMIQGAVDWYEQPAIDLIPVLKGKPGIEIRNVPLGLILLMRFNHTQPPFNNPEIRRAVMMAMKQDDYMQAVVGSPEYYREAKTFFTPGSPMSTGAGGAAAMQADLAKAKAMLAKAGYKGERVVLLAPADQPIAYNQSLVTQDLLKQLGMNVDLVSTDWGSFIARRGNRGPVDAGGWSLFHTLWSGADVLNPALHPLIRANGQAAWFGWPDDPTLEGLRSEWIATSDEAQQKALAARIEERAFAVVPYAPAGLVQQPMAVSAKLKGMVMAPVQFFWNIEKTA; this is encoded by the coding sequence ATGACGCTCTCCCGTCGCCAGATTCTGGCCGGAACCGCCGGCGCGGCCGCCGGCCTCGGCCTCCCGCACCTGGTCCGGGCCCAGCCCGGCGGCGGCAGCGTGCTGCGATTCATCCCGTCGACGCCCCTGCCGTCCCTCGATCCGATCGTCGCCACGAGCTACGTCATCCGCAATCACGGCTATCTCGTCTACGACACGCTGTTCGCCACCGACGAGAATTTCCGCATCCAGCCGCAGATGGTGAGCGAGTGGCAGACCGCGCCCGACGGCCTGCGCTGGACCTTCCATCTCCGCGACGGCCTCACGTTCCACGACGGCTCCCCCGTCGAGGCCAAGGACTGCATCGCGTCCATCGCGCGCTGGTCCAAGCGGGACGCGTTCGGCCAGACCCTGGCGGGCTTCGTGGAGGGGTACGGCCAGGAGGACGCGCGGACCTTCACGGTCGCGCTGAAGAAGCCGTTCCCCCTGCTCCCGGCGGCGCTCGGCAAGCTGTCCTCGAACGTGCCCTTCATCATGCCGGAGCGCGTCGCCCTCCAGGACGCGTCCAAGCCGATCGCCGACGCCACGGGCTCCGGGCCGTGGCGCTTCGAGGCGCGGGAATGGATCCCCGGCCAGAACGCGATCTACACCCGGCACGCCGGCTACCGCCCCCGCGAGGAAGCGCCCTCCTGGGCGGCCGGCGGCAAGGTCGCCAAGGTCGACCGGATCGAGTGGCTCGCCATCACCGAGGCCTCGGCGGCGGTGGGCGCGATGATCCAGGGCGCGGTCGACTGGTACGAGCAGCCGGCGATCGACCTGATCCCCGTCCTCAAGGGCAAGCCGGGGATCGAGATCCGCAACGTGCCGCTCGGGCTGATCCTGCTGATGCGGTTCAACCACACGCAGCCGCCGTTCAACAATCCCGAGATCCGCCGGGCCGTGATGATGGCCATGAAGCAGGACGACTACATGCAGGCGGTGGTCGGCAGCCCCGAATACTACCGGGAGGCCAAGACCTTCTTCACGCCGGGCTCGCCGATGTCGACCGGGGCCGGCGGGGCCGCGGCCATGCAGGCGGACCTCGCCAAGGCCAAGGCGATGCTGGCCAAGGCCGGCTACAAGGGCGAGCGCGTGGTGCTGCTGGCCCCGGCCGACCAGCCGATCGCCTACAACCAGTCGCTGGTGACCCAGGACCTGCTCAAGCAGCTCGGCATGAACGTCGATCTGGTCTCGACCGACTGGGGCAGCTTCATCGCCCGCCGCGGCAACCGCGGGCCGGTCGATGCCGGCGGCTGGTCGCTGTTCCACACCCTCTGGTCGGGGGCCGACGTGCTGAACCCGGCGCTCCACCCACTGATCCGCGCCAACGGTCAGGCGGCGTGGTTCGGCTGGCCGGACGACCCGACCCTGGAGGGCCTGCGCAGCGAGTGGATCGCCACCAGCGACGAGGCGCAGCAGAAGGCGCTCGCCGCACGCATCGAGGAGCGGGCCTTCGCGGTCGTGCCCTACGCCCCGGCAGGCCTCGTGCAGCAGCCGATGGCGGTCAGCGCGAAGCTCAAGGGCATGGTCATGGCCCCGGTGCAGTTCTTCTGGAACATCGAGAAGACCGCCTGA
- a CDS encoding dihydrodipicolinate synthase family protein, whose protein sequence is MAFDRHIFSGTIPALMTPCRPDRTPDLDALARKGRELVGAGMSAVVYCGSMGDWPLLTDEERMAGVERLLAAGVPVIVGTGAQNPKRAAALAAHAKAAGAHGLMIIPRVLSRGSSAAAQEAHFGGILEAAVDLPSVIYNSPYYGFETRADLFFRLRARHPHLVGFKEFGGAASLTYAAEHITGQSPDITLMVGVDTQVVHGYVNCGARGAITGIGNVLPREVLHLVALCEKAAAGDVRARRRAEELDAALAILSSFDEGTDLVLYYKHLMVLEGNPEYALHFNATDALSAGQRHYAETQLRLFKAWYAQWSEAGAGA, encoded by the coding sequence ATGGCCTTCGATCGACACATCTTCTCCGGCACGATCCCGGCCCTGATGACGCCCTGCCGGCCGGACCGGACGCCCGACCTCGACGCCCTGGCGCGCAAGGGGCGGGAGCTCGTCGGTGCCGGCATGTCGGCGGTCGTCTACTGCGGCTCGATGGGCGACTGGCCGCTACTCACCGACGAGGAGCGGATGGCGGGCGTCGAGCGGCTGCTCGCCGCCGGCGTCCCGGTGATCGTCGGGACCGGCGCGCAGAACCCGAAGCGGGCGGCGGCGCTCGCGGCGCACGCCAAGGCGGCCGGCGCCCACGGCCTGATGATCATCCCGCGGGTCCTGTCGCGCGGCAGTTCGGCCGCGGCCCAGGAGGCGCATTTCGGCGGCATCCTGGAGGCGGCCGTCGACCTGCCGTCGGTGATCTACAACAGCCCCTATTACGGGTTCGAGACCCGGGCGGACCTGTTCTTCCGCCTGCGCGCCCGCCACCCGCACCTCGTCGGCTTCAAGGAATTCGGCGGCGCGGCCTCGCTCACCTACGCGGCCGAGCACATCACCGGCCAGTCCCCCGACATCACCCTGATGGTCGGGGTGGATACCCAGGTGGTGCACGGCTACGTCAATTGCGGCGCCCGGGGCGCCATCACGGGCATCGGCAACGTCCTGCCGCGGGAGGTGCTCCACCTCGTCGCCCTGTGCGAGAAGGCCGCCGCGGGCGACGTCCGGGCCCGGCGCCGGGCCGAGGAACTCGACGCCGCGCTGGCGATCCTGTCGAGCTTCGACGAGGGGACCGACCTCGTCCTCTACTACAAGCACCTGATGGTGCTGGAGGGGAACCCGGAATACGCGCTGCACTTCAACGCCACCGACGCGCTCAGCGCCGGTCAGCGCCACTACGCGGAGACGCAGCTGCGCCTGTTCAAGGCGTGGTACGCGCAGTGGTCGGAAGCCGGCGCCGGGGCCTGA
- a CDS encoding GntR family transcriptional regulator: MKNRTIASSIGTEIRRRILDGRYPAGSQLRQDGLAAEFGASRIPVREALFQLEAEGLVRILPHRGAMVAPLSAADAAEALELRGALEPRLLALSAPRLTADDYARADTLLEEYAAALRAGATARWGALNTELHLLLYGRADRPRALGLVGSLLAECDRYTRLQLSTDSAELERADREHREIVRLCRNGHVSAACALLTDHIDHVAAALMAFLGAAPVPARATEIV; the protein is encoded by the coding sequence ATGAAGAACCGGACCATCGCGAGCTCGATCGGGACCGAGATCCGGCGGCGCATCCTCGACGGCCGCTATCCGGCCGGCTCGCAGCTCCGCCAGGATGGCCTCGCGGCGGAGTTCGGCGCCAGCCGGATCCCGGTGCGGGAGGCCCTGTTTCAGCTGGAGGCCGAGGGCCTCGTGCGGATCCTGCCGCATCGCGGGGCCATGGTGGCGCCACTCTCGGCTGCCGACGCCGCCGAGGCCCTCGAGCTCCGGGGCGCCCTCGAGCCGCGCCTCCTGGCCCTCTCGGCGCCCCGCCTGACCGCCGACGACTACGCCCGGGCCGACACCCTCTTGGAGGAGTACGCCGCGGCCCTGCGGGCGGGCGCGACGGCGCGCTGGGGCGCCCTCAACACGGAGCTGCACCTCCTCCTCTACGGCCGGGCGGATCGTCCCCGCGCCCTCGGACTGGTCGGCTCCCTGCTGGCCGAGTGCGACCGCTACACCCGCCTCCAGCTCTCCACCGACAGCGCCGAGCTGGAGCGGGCCGACCGCGAGCACCGCGAGATCGTCCGGCTCTGCCGGAACGGCCACGTCTCGGCCGCCTGCGCCCTCCTGACCGACCATATCGACCACGTCGCCGCCGCGCTGATGGCCTTCCTCGGCGCCGCGCCGGTCCCGGCCCGCGCGACAGAGATTGTATAA
- the cobT gene encoding nicotinate-nucleotide--dimethylbenzimidazole phosphoribosyltransferase, with the protein MTDSTTAPEPGPFDDIRNLLKAMPGPDAEAKEAVAARDATLTKPAGSLGRLESLVTWLAAWQGKAPPTFDRPLVCVFAGSHGVTRRGVSAFPDAVNRQMLDNFAAGGGAINQICAAYGLGFKVFDLALDMPTGDIAEGPALDERATVATMAFGMEAVAAGTDCLGIGEMGIGNTTVAAALYAALFGGDPAHWVGRGTGVDRDGLSRKVAAVEAALAHHAGHLDDPLQVLARLGGREIAAMAGAILAARLQRIPVVIDGYVATAAAAVLHAADPNALDHCLAGHVSAEGAHAEVLERLGLVPLLALGMRLGEASGAGMAMGLLKGALACHTGMATFAQAGVSGKGAG; encoded by the coding sequence ATGACCGATTCGACGACCGCTCCCGAACCCGGCCCCTTCGACGACATCCGCAACCTGCTGAAGGCGATGCCGGGCCCCGACGCGGAGGCGAAGGAAGCCGTCGCGGCCCGGGACGCGACCCTGACGAAGCCCGCCGGTTCGCTGGGGCGCCTCGAGAGCCTCGTGACGTGGCTGGCGGCGTGGCAGGGCAAGGCGCCGCCGACCTTCGACCGGCCGCTGGTCTGCGTCTTCGCCGGCAGCCACGGGGTCACGCGCCGCGGCGTCTCGGCCTTCCCGGACGCGGTCAACCGCCAGATGCTCGACAACTTCGCCGCCGGGGGCGGGGCGATCAACCAGATCTGCGCGGCCTACGGCCTCGGCTTCAAGGTGTTCGACCTCGCCCTCGACATGCCCACCGGCGACATCGCGGAGGGGCCGGCCCTCGACGAGCGCGCCACGGTCGCCACCATGGCGTTCGGCATGGAGGCGGTGGCCGCCGGCACCGACTGCCTCGGCATCGGCGAGATGGGCATCGGCAACACCACGGTGGCGGCCGCCCTCTACGCCGCCCTGTTCGGCGGCGATCCCGCCCACTGGGTCGGGCGCGGCACGGGCGTCGACCGGGACGGCCTGTCCCGGAAGGTCGCGGCCGTGGAGGCGGCGCTCGCGCACCATGCCGGCCACCTCGACGACCCGCTCCAGGTCCTGGCGCGCCTCGGCGGCCGGGAGATCGCCGCCATGGCGGGGGCGATCCTGGCCGCGCGGCTGCAGCGCATCCCGGTGGTGATCGACGGCTACGTGGCGACCGCCGCCGCGGCCGTGCTGCACGCCGCCGACCCAAATGCCCTCGATCACTGCCTCGCCGGCCACGTCTCGGCGGAGGGCGCCCACGCGGAGGTTCTGGAGCGGCTCGGGCTGGTGCCGCTGCTGGCGCTCGGCATGCGCCTCGGCGAGGCCTCGGGCGCCGGCATGGCGATGGGCCTGCTGAAGGGCGCGCTCGCCTGCCACACCGGCATGGCGACCTTCGCGCAGGCCGGCGTGTCGGGGAAGGGCGCGGGCTGA
- a CDS encoding quinoprotein relay system zinc metallohydrolase 2, which translates to MTARAVHPRVQTAGPTRRHALFAGLCLCCLPTLGRAAESFTMEEVGPGLYVRKGLIADATPDNADAIANIGFLVGRTGVVVTESGGSLADGQWLRAEIAKRTDKPITHVVLTHVHPDHVFGAGAFVQDKPVFIGHAKLTEALAARGEFYRKRLIDLLGEDRTGPVVYPTMTVADTAEIDLGDRRLTFTAHGPAHTTSDLSMIDSGSGLLFPADLLFVNRIPSLDGSLKGWLAEIERLKAMGPARAVPGHGPVAVDLAPALADLSGYLAALRDGTRAAIAKDVPIEKAVTSVAADQRDKWALFDTYNGRNVTVAYQELEWE; encoded by the coding sequence ATGACGGCACGCGCCGTCCATCCGCGGGTGCAGACCGCCGGGCCGACGCGACGGCACGCCCTCTTCGCGGGGCTCTGCCTGTGCTGCCTGCCGACGCTGGGCCGCGCCGCCGAGAGCTTCACGATGGAGGAGGTCGGGCCGGGCCTGTACGTGCGCAAGGGCCTGATCGCCGACGCCACCCCCGACAACGCCGACGCCATCGCCAATATCGGCTTCCTCGTCGGCAGGACCGGCGTGGTGGTGACCGAGTCCGGCGGCAGCCTCGCCGACGGCCAGTGGCTGCGCGCCGAGATCGCCAAGCGCACGGACAAGCCGATCACTCACGTGGTTCTGACCCACGTCCACCCGGACCACGTCTTCGGGGCGGGGGCCTTCGTCCAGGACAAGCCGGTCTTCATCGGCCACGCCAAGCTCACCGAGGCCCTGGCGGCCCGGGGCGAGTTCTACCGCAAGCGGCTGATCGACCTGCTCGGCGAGGACCGGACCGGGCCTGTGGTCTACCCGACCATGACCGTCGCCGACACGGCCGAGATCGACCTCGGCGACCGCCGCCTGACCTTCACGGCGCACGGTCCGGCGCACACCACCTCGGACCTGTCGATGATCGATTCCGGCAGCGGCCTGCTGTTCCCCGCCGACCTGCTGTTCGTGAACCGGATCCCCTCCCTCGACGGCAGCCTCAAGGGCTGGCTCGCCGAGATCGAGCGGCTGAAGGCCATGGGTCCCGCCCGGGCCGTCCCGGGCCACGGCCCCGTCGCGGTCGACCTCGCCCCGGCGCTCGCCGACCTCTCCGGCTACCTGGCCGCCCTGCGCGACGGCACCCGGGCGGCGATCGCCAAGGACGTGCCCATCGAGAAGGCCGTGACCAGCGTCGCGGCGGACCAGCGCGACAAGTGGGCCCTGTTCGACACCTACAACGGCCGCAACGTCACCGTGGCCTACCAGGAACTCGAGTGGGAATAG
- the queD gene encoding 6-carboxytetrahydropterin synthase QueD, translating into MKITQAFTFEAAHRLPNVPETHRCHRMHGHSYRVELTVAGPVDPHTGWVIDFYDIESIFGPLLARLDHHCLNEIEGLENPTAENIAAWIWQRLRPDLPGLALVRVAETPMSWAEYDGE; encoded by the coding sequence ATGAAGATCACCCAAGCCTTCACCTTCGAGGCGGCCCACCGGCTGCCGAACGTGCCCGAGACCCACCGCTGCCACCGGATGCACGGGCATTCCTACCGGGTCGAGCTGACGGTCGCCGGCCCGGTCGATCCCCACACCGGCTGGGTGATCGACTTCTACGACATCGAGTCGATCTTCGGGCCGCTGCTCGCCCGGCTCGACCACCACTGCCTCAACGAGATCGAGGGGCTGGAGAACCCGACCGCCGAGAACATCGCGGCCTGGATCTGGCAGCGCCTCCGGCCGGACCTGCCGGGCCTCGCGCTCGTGCGGGTCGCCGAGACCCCGATGTCCTGGGCCGAGTACGATGGCGAGTGA